Proteins found in one bacterium genomic segment:
- a CDS encoding PIN domain-containing protein, whose product MAVLIDTSVFIALERRGMPFAPTDMRTVSPGERVAIAAITASELLAGVRLSTPVERRVRREAYVENILGGVAVMPFDLAVARVHAGLAVDLTRRGSRIGANDLLIAATGLTYHHAVLTANAREFRHVPGLEVRTLTLS is encoded by the coding sequence GTGGCGGTCCTGATCGACACGTCGGTCTTCATCGCGCTCGAGCGACGCGGCATGCCATTCGCCCCCACCGATATGCGAACCGTGTCGCCGGGCGAACGCGTGGCGATCGCGGCCATCACGGCGTCTGAACTGCTCGCGGGCGTCCGTCTGTCGACACCCGTCGAGCGGCGGGTGAGGCGGGAAGCGTACGTGGAGAACATCCTCGGCGGCGTCGCGGTCATGCCGTTTGACCTCGCGGTGGCCCGTGTCCACGCCGGGCTCGCCGTCGATCTCACGCGCAGGGGTTCGCGCATCGGTGCGAACGATCTCCTGATCGCGGCCACGGGGCTGACGTACCACCACGCGGTGCTCACGGCGAATGCGCGCGAGTTTCGCCACGTGCCCGGGCTCGAAGTCAGAACTCTAACGTTGTCTTGA